The Shewanella sp. KX20019 genome window below encodes:
- a CDS encoding PepSY domain-containing protein, with product MKAVLLLILIPLLMLGSLPAYAGGYYATISTASMAMATSDRAKSLKVSSPQQAAQLVKRKYPGKILNIQSARVNGNPGYRIKLLSKDGVVFYVNVDAKTGSVRRN from the coding sequence ATGAAAGCTGTTTTACTGTTGATATTAATACCACTACTGATGCTCGGCTCATTACCCGCCTATGCTGGCGGATATTACGCCACGATCTCGACAGCCTCGATGGCGATGGCTACAAGTGATCGCGCGAAGTCACTTAAAGTGAGTAGTCCACAGCAAGCAGCCCAATTAGTTAAAAGGAAGTACCCAGGGAAAATCCTCAATATTCAGTCCGCTCGTGTTAACGGTAATCCTGGTTATCGAATCAAACTACTTTCAAAAGATGGAGTGGTTTTTTACGTCAATGTCGATGCAAAAACTGGCAGTGTTCGCCGTAACTAA
- a CDS encoding DEAD/DEAH box helicase yields MPFSKLGLSNPIVTAVTEQGYTTPTPIQAKSIPVILSGRNLMAAAQTGTGKTASFVLPILQLLSQSETQRKKRIRALILTPTRELAVQVEANIAQYGKHLDLTSMAMYGGVDAEPQRQRLLDGVDILVATPGRLLDMYTQRAIHFDELEILVLDEADRMLDMGFIEDIDKIMDKLPTDRQSLLFSATLSHQVKALAKTTVDRPVEISVITNTDSKPKIEQWLTTVDKDKKSALLSHLIKENAWQQALIFIETKQGAAKLVSQLEKRDIAAECIHGGRSQEVREKILADFKSGKIGLLIATGVAARGLDIDELPLVINYDLPYPADDYIHRIGRTGRAGANGEAVSLVSKDDFKNLCMIESRLGQLIERREIDGFAPRKEVPVSVLNFKPKFKKMSDNKDTAKRESKRSVSKAPAKKRTGQQDSKNKASKDVNKLPPNPWNT; encoded by the coding sequence ATGCCGTTTTCAAAGCTTGGATTAAGCAATCCAATCGTTACCGCTGTAACCGAACAAGGTTACACCACCCCAACCCCAATCCAAGCTAAGAGTATTCCGGTGATCTTAAGTGGCCGAAATCTAATGGCCGCAGCCCAAACAGGTACAGGTAAAACGGCCAGCTTTGTGTTGCCAATCCTGCAGTTACTCAGTCAATCGGAAACTCAGCGTAAAAAACGTATTAGGGCATTGATCCTTACACCTACACGCGAACTCGCCGTGCAGGTTGAAGCCAATATTGCACAGTACGGTAAACACTTAGATCTCACATCTATGGCGATGTATGGCGGCGTAGACGCTGAGCCACAACGACAGCGTTTACTCGACGGCGTAGATATCCTGGTTGCGACTCCCGGTCGATTACTGGATATGTATACCCAGCGAGCGATTCATTTTGATGAGCTAGAGATTTTAGTACTCGATGAAGCAGATAGAATGCTCGATATGGGTTTTATCGAAGACATCGACAAAATTATGGACAAGTTGCCTACTGACAGACAAAGCTTACTGTTCTCGGCGACCTTGTCACATCAAGTTAAAGCACTGGCCAAAACCACGGTAGATAGACCCGTTGAAATCTCGGTTATCACCAATACTGATTCCAAACCAAAAATTGAGCAATGGCTAACCACGGTAGATAAAGATAAGAAATCTGCCCTGTTAAGCCACTTAATTAAAGAAAACGCCTGGCAACAGGCGCTGATCTTTATCGAAACCAAGCAAGGTGCAGCAAAGCTCGTTAGCCAACTCGAAAAACGCGACATAGCCGCCGAATGTATTCATGGCGGCAGAAGCCAAGAGGTTCGAGAGAAGATATTGGCCGACTTTAAGAGCGGCAAAATTGGCTTGCTGATAGCAACTGGCGTTGCGGCCCGAGGCCTAGATATCGACGAATTACCTTTAGTGATTAACTATGACCTTCCCTATCCGGCCGATGATTATATTCATCGTATTGGACGTACAGGCCGAGCGGGTGCCAATGGCGAAGCGGTATCTCTGGTTTCAAAAGATGATTTCAAAAACTTATGCATGATTGAAAGTCGACTAGGTCAGCTAATCGAGCGCAGAGAGATTGATGGCTTTGCTCCTCGAAAAGAGGTGCCTGTATCAGTATTGAACTTCAAGCCAAAGTTTAAAAAAATGTCTGACAACAAGGATACAGCCAAGCGCGAATCTAAACGCAGCGTAAGTAAAGCGCCAGCCAAAAAGCGCACTGGCCAGCAGGATTCGAAAAATAAAGCGAGTAAAGACGTTAATAAGTTACCGCCGAACCCCTGGAATACATAA
- a CDS encoding ATP-binding protein, protein MKLSVKSLPKALHSLKARLIVSALLLILILMPLIGFTLNDAFKQQVKSASLNELKAYVYAVLAVTEVNTGGLSMPEVLLENQFNVIQSGLYAAITTPNTAVITGKSSNEFDAKFVENPQTLLYDRNSNSTGTQKIAWRSDSLLGIELPSQLPTPKKGQGQFSDITFNGQPHLIYSFSVSFELPATTDDDKHFNSQFPITIHIIKDQTEFQLQVDQFTQQLWRWLTILMGLLLVIQMTWLWWTLKPLSSLETELNAIENGKTNQLSDDYPTELQAVAQQLNTLLSTEQNQRKRYRNALADLAHSLKTPLAVIQSQTDLSSESFEQVSHINRIIGHQLKRAQSAAGSAWHLGIPVVSISDKLVRNLPKIYCQPLITIEQNVDRDAIFKGDESDLSEILGNLLDNACKAASSKVLLSVIHNTENVSAETLVLQVEDDGSGVDETLKAQIFERGIRADSYKVGHGIGLAIVRDLVDSYHGQLSIAQSTQLGGAMFTISFKY, encoded by the coding sequence GTGAAGCTCTCTGTTAAGTCTTTGCCAAAAGCACTGCACTCGCTCAAAGCTAGGCTTATTGTTAGTGCGCTGTTGCTTATCTTAATATTGATGCCCTTGATTGGTTTCACTCTCAATGATGCTTTTAAGCAACAGGTAAAAAGTGCATCACTAAATGAACTCAAAGCCTATGTGTATGCCGTTTTGGCTGTTACTGAAGTCAATACTGGTGGTCTTTCAATGCCAGAGGTTCTACTCGAAAACCAATTTAATGTTATTCAATCAGGGCTCTATGCTGCGATTACAACGCCAAATACAGCCGTCATTACGGGCAAGAGTAGTAACGAGTTTGATGCCAAGTTTGTTGAAAACCCACAAACGCTGCTTTATGACCGCAATAGCAATTCAACGGGCACTCAAAAAATTGCTTGGCGCTCAGACTCGTTATTGGGTATCGAACTGCCGAGTCAGTTGCCAACACCCAAAAAAGGACAAGGTCAATTCAGTGACATTACGTTCAATGGCCAGCCACATCTAATATATAGTTTCAGTGTGAGTTTCGAACTGCCGGCGACAACAGATGATGATAAGCATTTCAATAGCCAATTCCCGATCACTATTCATATCATTAAAGATCAAACCGAGTTTCAACTACAGGTAGACCAGTTTACTCAACAACTTTGGCGCTGGTTAACGATCCTTATGGGCTTGTTACTTGTGATACAAATGACGTGGCTATGGTGGACCTTAAAACCTCTTTCGAGTTTAGAGACCGAACTGAACGCCATTGAAAATGGCAAAACGAATCAACTTAGTGATGACTATCCAACTGAGCTGCAAGCAGTAGCCCAGCAACTCAACACCTTACTAAGCACCGAACAAAACCAGCGTAAACGTTATCGCAATGCATTAGCAGATCTGGCTCATAGCCTAAAAACACCGCTTGCGGTGATCCAAAGTCAGACAGATTTAAGCTCTGAATCATTCGAACAAGTCAGCCACATTAACCGTATTATTGGTCACCAACTGAAACGTGCCCAATCAGCCGCTGGTAGTGCTTGGCACCTGGGTATTCCCGTCGTCAGCATTTCAGATAAACTGGTTCGAAATCTACCAAAAATATACTGCCAACCATTGATCACCATTGAGCAAAATGTTGACCGTGACGCCATTTTCAAAGGAGATGAATCAGACCTTTCGGAGATCTTAGGCAATCTACTCGATAATGCCTGTAAAGCCGCATCAAGCAAGGTACTGCTGAGTGTCATTCATAATACTGAAAACGTTAGTGCTGAGACATTAGTGCTGCAGGTGGAAGATGACGGAAGCGGCGTCGATGAAACTTTGAAAGCTCAAATATTTGAGCGCGGCATAAGAGCCGATTCCTACAAAGTCGGCCATGGGATCGGACTCGCCATAGTCCGTGACTTGGTCGATAGCTACCATGGACAGTTATCCATAGCTCAATCTACGCAATTAGGCGGTGCTATGTTTACTATTAGTTTCAAATACTAG
- a CDS encoding TonB-dependent receptor has protein sequence MKHFRYSMLAIACASTYLPTTIYAAEVAEVNSNIERITVYGRQNQVVMNSGLATKSDMSLMETPAAVVIVDEELIQAQGVSNLQDLVRNISGVTQAGNNYGIGDNLVIRGLGANYTYDGMYGGAGLGNTFNPTRSLTNVESVEVLKGPATGLYGMGSAGGVINLIEKKPQFESLNEFTAEVGQWDTYSFAVDSSGGITDNLAYRVVAKSGRSDGYREIGTDRDEIYTSLKYIVSDSQDLMLSASYIKDAIAVDSIGHPIRIFNAESVGGKGAGDVSWEDLINDPNNAGLQLTDAQRQQLADSLSSNDGQTPYAFGNAGIISPMAKDNEGEELRFKLTHNIYFNDNLFLNQQLQYRDYTSGFARQTGAYNYVYWDRRGKINEDPRAPLVEDGVLYPFAARRQEYRKVEAEETSWQYFADLRYDFQIGNIDNELLVNANFEDRNIAFKQYSIYDADKVIKNKAGEVIYQGALPYIYDIRNPNWAEGSFEDHDPLMTSNYNKKVNAWGVGLQHVGYLGYGFTTRIGVAFNEIKQSYQHLGVDPRYSASKAEPRAEADTTDNGVTYNLGVTYMPTEDLSFFVNHSKGRTAYSILGGIDGTGEDRADSESVSDDLGIRYKAFEDQMLASLVFFKSARTNLEYSNPDYEEGVSAPGVAKSFYNGKEETTGVELDLNAHISEQWMVNVNGVYQDARDKKDPNRSSYDTRQKGVPYVTASAWVTYGADWFSLESPLNISLGAKYVDDRSTNSDSFGIPDGYVPSYTVLDSAISYDVEQWKVQLNVNNLFNEEYYSKAMFLGGMPGEERNAKLSLTYRL, from the coding sequence ATGAAACATTTTCGTTATTCAATGTTAGCAATTGCGTGCGCATCGACATACTTACCGACAACAATTTACGCGGCTGAAGTGGCTGAAGTGAATAGTAACATCGAACGGATCACCGTCTATGGCAGACAAAATCAAGTGGTGATGAACTCAGGGTTAGCAACCAAGTCCGACATGTCACTAATGGAAACGCCAGCTGCGGTGGTTATTGTTGATGAAGAACTTATTCAGGCGCAAGGGGTGAGTAACCTCCAGGATTTAGTGCGCAACATTAGTGGTGTTACTCAAGCGGGTAATAACTATGGTATCGGTGACAACTTAGTGATCAGAGGATTGGGCGCTAACTATACTTACGACGGTATGTATGGTGGTGCAGGACTCGGTAATACTTTTAACCCCACACGTTCGTTGACAAATGTTGAGTCTGTAGAGGTCTTAAAAGGTCCAGCAACAGGCCTTTATGGTATGGGCAGTGCCGGTGGCGTAATTAACCTTATTGAGAAAAAGCCGCAATTTGAGTCCTTAAATGAGTTCACTGCTGAAGTTGGTCAATGGGACACGTATTCATTTGCTGTTGATAGTAGCGGTGGGATCACCGATAACCTAGCTTACCGAGTTGTGGCAAAAAGTGGTCGCAGTGATGGCTATCGTGAGATCGGTACTGATAGAGATGAAATTTACACTTCATTGAAATATATCGTAAGCGATAGCCAAGACCTAATGTTATCAGCAAGCTACATTAAAGATGCTATTGCAGTTGATTCAATTGGTCACCCGATCCGTATCTTTAACGCTGAATCTGTAGGCGGTAAGGGGGCTGGGGATGTTAGTTGGGAAGATCTGATTAATGACCCAAATAACGCAGGGCTACAACTAACTGATGCACAACGCCAACAGCTAGCAGATTCGCTTTCAAGTAATGATGGGCAAACACCCTACGCTTTTGGCAATGCCGGGATTATTTCACCAATGGCGAAAGATAATGAAGGTGAAGAGTTACGCTTTAAGTTAACCCACAATATCTATTTCAACGATAATCTGTTTTTGAATCAACAGTTGCAGTACCGTGATTACACCTCAGGTTTTGCTCGTCAAACGGGTGCATATAATTATGTTTATTGGGATCGACGCGGCAAGATAAATGAAGATCCACGTGCTCCGTTAGTTGAAGATGGTGTGTTATATCCATTTGCTGCGCGTCGACAGGAGTACCGTAAAGTCGAAGCGGAAGAAACATCTTGGCAGTACTTTGCCGATCTTCGCTATGACTTTCAAATAGGCAATATTGATAACGAGTTACTGGTTAATGCTAACTTTGAAGATAGAAATATAGCGTTCAAGCAGTACTCTATTTACGATGCAGACAAGGTGATTAAGAACAAAGCTGGAGAGGTTATTTACCAAGGCGCTTTGCCTTATATTTACGATATCCGTAACCCTAATTGGGCTGAAGGTAGCTTTGAAGATCATGATCCATTGATGACGAGTAACTACAACAAAAAGGTCAATGCTTGGGGTGTAGGTCTGCAGCACGTTGGTTATTTAGGATATGGCTTTACGACTCGTATTGGTGTTGCATTTAATGAGATAAAGCAATCTTATCAACATTTAGGTGTAGACCCACGTTATTCAGCCAGTAAGGCTGAACCTAGAGCGGAAGCTGATACGACGGATAATGGCGTGACGTACAATTTAGGTGTGACTTACATGCCTACAGAAGATCTGTCTTTCTTTGTTAATCACTCGAAGGGGCGCACAGCCTATAGCATCCTCGGTGGCATTGACGGGACGGGTGAGGACAGAGCCGATTCTGAATCTGTAAGTGATGATTTGGGTATTAGATATAAAGCCTTTGAAGATCAAATGCTGGCGTCGTTGGTATTCTTTAAAAGTGCACGCACGAACTTAGAGTACTCAAACCCTGATTATGAAGAGGGTGTATCTGCACCTGGCGTCGCTAAAAGTTTCTATAATGGTAAAGAGGAAACAACCGGCGTAGAGCTTGATCTAAATGCACATATCAGTGAGCAATGGATGGTTAACGTTAATGGTGTTTACCAAGATGCACGTGATAAAAAAGATCCTAACAGAAGTAGCTATGATACCCGCCAAAAAGGGGTTCCTTATGTCACCGCAAGCGCATGGGTTACTTATGGTGCCGATTGGTTCTCATTAGAAAGCCCGCTAAATATCAGTTTGGGCGCTAAATACGTTGATGACCGCAGCACCAACTCTGATTCATTTGGGATCCCAGATGGTTATGTGCCGAGCTACACCGTACTTGATTCTGCAATTAGCTATGATGTAGAGCAGTGGAAAGTGCAGCTTAATGTTAATAACCTCTTCAATGAGGAATATTACAGCAAAGCGATGTTCTTAGGCGGAATGCCAGGAGAAGAGCGTAACGCTAAGCTGTCGTTAACTTACCGTTTGTAA
- a CDS encoding DUF3300 domain-containing protein, which yields MNIFKQCCCLSLVIILQWLTPANVYAEGFDSAKQTQPSEGELAQMLAPIALYPDSLLTHILIASTYPLEVVEAQRWQQKYQQLSTENQVTKAEAMQWDPSVTALVAFPTVLQKLSEDLQWTQGLGDAFLQNEAQVLASIQTLRLQADNASNLDDMENMQVTRVNNQIVIEPVTREVVYVPYYDPRVVYGSWYWYNYPPVYWTMYPGYIRPSYGHFYWHSGIHISFNYYFSAFSWHNHRVVVVNHKNSHHYRHHGRIVTSHGAKRWAHKPQHRRGVAYSNNALRHKYNSHSPSRAHSKVVRSQKTHQINKSREMQFTNKLKQQPAQRNTHYANGRPVKSHQPAKSHQPTKSHQQVKSHQQVKSHQQMKSQRSQSPQQARSSSKTTHHKQRRD from the coding sequence ATGAATATTTTCAAACAATGCTGTTGCTTGTCTCTGGTTATCATTTTGCAATGGCTAACACCAGCTAACGTCTACGCAGAAGGTTTTGATAGCGCGAAGCAAACTCAACCCAGTGAAGGCGAGTTGGCACAAATGCTAGCGCCAATTGCACTCTATCCCGACAGTTTACTCACTCATATTTTGATTGCCTCGACCTACCCCTTAGAAGTGGTAGAGGCGCAGCGATGGCAACAAAAATATCAGCAACTGAGTACTGAAAATCAAGTAACTAAAGCTGAAGCGATGCAATGGGATCCGAGTGTGACCGCCTTAGTCGCTTTTCCTACCGTGTTACAAAAGTTGAGTGAAGATTTGCAGTGGACTCAGGGACTCGGCGATGCTTTCTTGCAAAATGAGGCTCAGGTGCTTGCCAGTATTCAAACACTGCGTCTACAAGCTGATAATGCAAGTAACCTTGATGATATGGAGAATATGCAGGTAACTCGCGTCAATAACCAGATTGTTATTGAACCAGTTACAAGGGAAGTCGTATACGTTCCCTACTATGACCCGAGAGTCGTCTATGGCAGCTGGTACTGGTATAACTACCCACCCGTTTACTGGACTATGTACCCTGGTTATATCAGACCGAGCTATGGTCATTTTTACTGGCATAGCGGCATTCACATTAGTTTTAACTACTATTTCAGCGCGTTTAGCTGGCACAACCACCGTGTCGTGGTGGTGAATCATAAGAACTCGCACCATTATCGCCATCATGGCCGAATTGTCACCAGCCACGGAGCCAAGCGTTGGGCGCACAAGCCACAGCACAGACGCGGTGTGGCTTATAGCAATAATGCCTTGAGACACAAGTACAACAGCCATAGCCCGAGCCGTGCTCATAGTAAGGTGGTTAGAAGTCAAAAGACTCATCAGATAAATAAAAGCCGTGAAATGCAGTTTACCAATAAGCTGAAGCAACAACCTGCCCAGCGTAATACTCACTATGCCAATGGCCGACCAGTAAAAAGCCATCAACCAGCTAAGAGTCATCAACCAACTAAGAGCCACCAGCAAGTAAAGAGTCATCAACAGGTAAAGAGTCATCAGCAAATGAAGAGCCAACGAAGCCAGAGCCCACAACAGGCCCGCAGCAGCTCAAAAACGACTCATCACAAACAGAGAAGAGATTAA
- a CDS encoding tetratricopeptide repeat protein, which translates to MSANQAPLKKRNLGVPLLVATLVIAAVLSFVFYPGSKQAPLDKGAIIILPVKIDLNTATPLWQQYAHQESIIAQLYNSNSFPVLQVEDVISFLLQNSNYIEDTRPLQVSKLLTFSGASLVVGSVITKSDNRYQLAYNFYGPSQQQSGSIQAEDIESLYVDLAKLINDRTQSKGDANNNKNLTYFDNPLLILAIKQLQYRETTAASETLKQLLVSDADNFIAQRQWAEMLLKQQQFVEAEKILSTALTQAELAGNRRESARLGLTLAKSYIEQGELVRALPILSQSRSNAANSQDWLYLAYVAAWAGHVNERLGRYAAANQQYQLSVDYHNMVGYQPGQVLGLNNLAELAILEHNYSKAYKNIQRSVTIVTQKDLVDLKPETMALLTKVENKLQGTR; encoded by the coding sequence ATGAGTGCAAATCAAGCACCACTAAAAAAGCGCAACTTAGGAGTTCCACTCTTGGTGGCGACTTTAGTGATAGCTGCAGTTTTGAGCTTCGTTTTTTATCCAGGCAGTAAGCAAGCGCCCTTAGATAAAGGCGCCATAATTATACTGCCAGTAAAAATCGATCTAAATACAGCAACCCCTCTTTGGCAGCAATACGCCCACCAAGAAAGTATTATTGCGCAACTGTATAACTCCAATTCATTTCCTGTCCTGCAAGTTGAAGATGTCATTAGCTTTTTACTGCAAAACTCGAATTATATTGAAGATACGCGCCCACTACAGGTTAGCAAATTACTCACCTTTTCCGGTGCATCTTTAGTGGTGGGATCCGTTATTACTAAGAGTGATAACCGCTACCAACTAGCATACAATTTTTACGGCCCGAGCCAGCAACAAAGTGGCAGCATCCAAGCCGAGGATATTGAGTCCTTATATGTTGACTTAGCTAAGCTAATTAATGACAGAACCCAATCTAAGGGCGATGCTAATAACAACAAAAATCTAACCTACTTTGACAATCCGTTGCTTATTTTGGCCATAAAACAGCTGCAATACCGTGAAACGACCGCAGCCAGTGAAACACTGAAACAATTACTAGTATCTGACGCTGACAATTTTATAGCCCAAAGACAATGGGCTGAAATGCTACTCAAACAGCAACAATTTGTAGAGGCAGAAAAAATATTATCTACTGCGCTAACGCAAGCTGAACTAGCAGGCAACCGTCGCGAGTCGGCTCGCTTAGGCTTAACATTGGCAAAAAGCTATATTGAGCAGGGTGAATTAGTCCGCGCGCTACCGATCTTATCCCAAAGCCGCAGTAATGCAGCAAATTCACAAGACTGGCTTTATCTTGCTTATGTTGCTGCCTGGGCAGGCCATGTAAACGAGCGGCTGGGCCGCTATGCAGCCGCCAATCAGCAATACCAGCTGTCTGTCGACTATCATAATATGGTTGGCTATCAACCAGGCCAAGTCCTTGGTTTAAATAATTTAGCAGAACTGGCGATACTAGAGCATAACTACTCGAAAGCTTATAAAAACATTCAGCGTTCAGTGACAATTGTGACTCAAAAAGACCTTGTAGATTTAAAGCCAGAAACTATGGCGTTACTGACTAAAGTTGAGAATAAGCTACAAGGTACTCGCTAA
- a CDS encoding response regulator transcription factor produces the protein MRLLLVEDDLALQNNLKQHLLAANYTVDTADDGEIGLFQGKEYNYDAAIIDVGLPKIEGIALITQLRELAIEFPILILTARDSWQDKVAGLDAGADDYLTKPFHPQELIARLKALIRRSAGKASPVIFNGPFSLNTSSLELTKNGKVISLSGSEYKLFEYFMLHIGEVKSKTVLTEHIYDQDFDLDSNVIEVFIRRLRKKLDSDNKLGLIETLRGQGYRLTKLEELVKPETPSS, from the coding sequence ATGAGACTGTTACTCGTTGAAGATGATCTCGCACTGCAAAATAATCTAAAGCAACATTTGCTCGCAGCAAACTATACGGTTGATACCGCTGATGACGGTGAAATTGGGCTTTTTCAAGGAAAAGAGTACAATTACGATGCGGCAATTATTGATGTAGGCTTGCCCAAAATAGAGGGTATCGCCCTAATTACGCAACTCCGAGAGCTCGCCATTGAGTTTCCTATTTTGATCTTAACCGCTCGCGATAGCTGGCAAGATAAAGTAGCAGGTTTGGATGCGGGGGCAGACGACTACCTCACAAAACCTTTCCATCCCCAAGAGCTCATTGCCCGACTTAAAGCCCTCATTCGCCGCAGCGCAGGAAAAGCCAGCCCTGTGATTTTCAATGGTCCTTTTTCACTCAACACCAGTAGCTTAGAACTGACTAAAAATGGCAAAGTCATTAGCCTTAGCGGTTCTGAGTACAAGCTTTTTGAGTACTTTATGCTGCATATTGGCGAAGTAAAATCAAAAACTGTACTCACTGAGCATATCTATGATCAAGATTTTGATCTCGACTCCAATGTTATTGAGGTATTCATTCGGCGCTTACGCAAAAAGCTCGACTCAGACAATAAACTAGGCCTGATTGAAACATTGCGGGGACAAGGCTATCGCCTTACTAAGCTTGAAGAGCTGGTAAAACCAGAAACACCATCATCGTGA
- a CDS encoding M20 metallopeptidase family protein, producing the protein MKILSKTPLAVSLCLLLAGSLSGNTNAATLSDSVDKAMPKLEQLYLHLHQNPELSYQEKSTSARMAKELAALGFEVTEQFGGYGVVGIYKNGAGPTVMIRADTDGLPIIEETGKPYASTVTTTDASNNTVGIMHGCGHDIHMTSLIGTAQQLVANKADWQGTLMMVAQPAEEVGGGAKAMLKQGLFTQFPAPDYVIGLHVSAGIPAGKVGIAPGYALANVDSVDIKVKGKGGHGAYPHATKDPVVLASRIVLALQTISSREISPLEPNVITVGSIHGGSKHNIISDEVKLQLTLRSYNPDVRLQQIEALKRLTKGIAISAGLPGELMPEVYVHEDERIPSTYNDPTLAANVQASIEQEIGAENVLKSEPVMAGEDFGLYGLTAEKRPITIFWLGAVEPDAYQISLDKGEALPSLHSSQFAPDYPLTINTGVRVMSRSAMNLFNQK; encoded by the coding sequence ATGAAAATACTTTCGAAAACCCCGTTAGCAGTTAGCTTATGCCTGTTGCTTGCAGGATCATTGAGTGGCAATACTAATGCTGCAACCTTGAGTGACTCGGTCGATAAAGCGATGCCAAAACTTGAGCAGTTATATCTGCACCTTCATCAAAACCCAGAGCTGTCTTATCAAGAAAAATCCACCAGTGCACGTATGGCAAAAGAGCTCGCTGCATTGGGTTTTGAAGTGACCGAGCAGTTTGGTGGTTATGGCGTTGTGGGGATCTATAAAAATGGTGCCGGGCCTACTGTCATGATAAGAGCGGATACTGATGGGCTGCCCATCATAGAAGAGACAGGAAAGCCCTACGCTTCAACTGTGACAACGACAGACGCCAGTAATAACACGGTCGGCATTATGCACGGCTGCGGGCATGATATTCATATGACGAGCCTGATTGGCACCGCACAGCAGTTAGTGGCTAATAAAGCGGACTGGCAAGGCACTTTAATGATGGTCGCACAACCTGCGGAAGAGGTCGGAGGCGGAGCTAAAGCGATGCTGAAACAGGGCCTATTTACTCAATTCCCTGCGCCAGATTATGTCATAGGCTTACACGTCAGTGCTGGCATTCCCGCCGGAAAGGTCGGAATAGCGCCTGGTTATGCGTTAGCCAATGTCGACTCGGTGGATATTAAAGTCAAAGGTAAGGGCGGACATGGCGCGTACCCGCATGCAACCAAAGATCCTGTGGTGTTGGCCTCTCGAATAGTACTGGCACTGCAAACTATATCGAGTCGTGAGATCTCACCGCTTGAGCCAAATGTGATAACCGTTGGATCGATTCATGGTGGCTCAAAGCATAATATTATTTCAGATGAAGTGAAGCTACAGTTAACATTGCGCTCCTATAATCCCGATGTGCGTTTGCAACAAATTGAGGCGCTAAAGCGTCTCACAAAAGGGATTGCGATTAGTGCCGGCCTGCCTGGTGAGCTGATGCCAGAAGTCTATGTCCATGAAGATGAAAGAATTCCTTCAACGTATAATGACCCAACTTTAGCGGCAAACGTACAAGCAAGTATTGAACAGGAGATTGGTGCTGAAAATGTGCTCAAATCTGAGCCTGTGATGGCGGGGGAAGATTTTGGTTTATATGGTCTTACCGCTGAAAAGCGCCCTATCACCATTTTCTGGTTAGGGGCTGTCGAGCCAGACGCGTATCAAATAAGCTTGGATAAAGGAGAGGCGTTACCCTCATTGCACTCGAGTCAATTCGCCCCAGATTACCCACTGACGATTAATACTGGTGTTCGCGTGATGAGCCGCAGCGCGATGAACCTGTTTAATCAAAAATAA
- a CDS encoding choice-of-anchor H family protein — translation MKLTKTQTKSLQLLPLLGACLLPLTALAQDVNQIHSVSAGYIEGKVQAVDGHSATLSAAQGELLSAQRIQVSSSSLGPNSREQVIQSHIDKAQKTLVNQQMSASAALFANGIYRDFYIYDAYSRLFVDNDADGFYQTFSVTFDADVNGIYINERADVFAELYLSRNGGPWEHYYTTDVFSIFGDATDDDFVVLTTLDVGFSTDHYDVLIDLYEFGYGDIVATVSSNEFDSLYALPLESANWDSGYIEHEDDYAGSFSLWALFTLSLAALLRQWLIYYDLDHTTKDL, via the coding sequence ATGAAACTAACTAAAACCCAGACCAAATCACTGCAACTGTTACCTTTGCTTGGTGCATGTTTACTGCCGCTAACTGCTTTAGCGCAAGACGTTAACCAAATTCACAGCGTATCTGCAGGCTATATAGAAGGCAAGGTTCAAGCAGTTGATGGGCATAGTGCAACGCTATCAGCAGCGCAGGGCGAGTTACTCTCAGCTCAACGCATACAGGTTAGCTCTAGCTCGCTAGGCCCTAACAGTAGAGAGCAAGTTATCCAGTCTCATATCGATAAAGCTCAGAAGACATTAGTCAATCAACAAATGTCAGCATCAGCGGCATTGTTTGCTAATGGCATCTATCGAGATTTTTATATTTACGATGCTTATAGTCGTTTGTTTGTTGATAATGACGCCGATGGCTTTTATCAAACCTTTAGTGTGACATTTGATGCGGATGTTAATGGTATATACATTAATGAAAGGGCAGACGTGTTCGCAGAGCTATACCTCAGTCGCAACGGTGGTCCTTGGGAACACTATTACACTACCGATGTATTTAGTATTTTCGGTGATGCGACCGATGACGATTTTGTGGTGTTAACAACATTGGATGTTGGTTTTAGCACCGATCATTACGATGTACTTATTGATCTTTATGAGTTCGGCTACGGCGATATTGTGGCGACAGTCAGTTCAAACGAATTTGACAGCCTGTATGCCTTACCGTTAGAAAGTGCCAATTGGGACAGTGGCTATATCGAGCATGAGGACGATTATGCAGGAAGCTTCTCTTTGTGGGCATTGTTTACGCTATCGCTGGCAGCTTTACTTCGCCAATGGTTAATTTACTACGACCTAGATCATACTACTAAAGACTTATAA